The following proteins come from a genomic window of Alosa alosa isolate M-15738 ecotype Scorff River chromosome 2, AALO_Geno_1.1, whole genome shotgun sequence:
- the stag2a gene encoding LOW QUALITY PROTEIN: cohesin subunit SA-2a (The sequence of the model RefSeq protein was modified relative to this genomic sequence to represent the inferred CDS: deleted 2 bases in 2 codons), with product MIEAQELHSDFHFPQEADTQLSSDTDLEDLEGRNAKLGKAKVPRQGKKGAGEKGKGSAGKGGGQNRVNGHHQENGMENLTLFEVVKLGKSAMQSVVDDWIEAYKNDRDTALLELINFFIQCSGCKGAVSSEMFRHMQNSEIIRKMTEEFDEDSGDYPLTMAGPQWKKFKTNFCEFIGVLVRQCQYSTIYDEYMMDTIISLLTGLSDSQVRAFRHTSTLAAMKLMTALVNVALNLSINMDNTQRQYEAERNKTIGKRSVERVELLFQKRKELHENQDEIENMMNAIFKGVFIHRYRDAIAEIRAICIEEIGVWMKMYSDAFLNDSYLKYVGWTLHDKQGEVRLKCLTALQGLYYNRELNSRLELFTSRFKDRIVSMTLDKEYDVAVQGVKLLTLVLQSGDECLTSEDCESVYHLVYSAHRPLAVAAGEFLFKKLFSNRSPEEDGMPRRGRQSRNANLIKTTVFFFLESELHEHGAYLVDSLWDCASDLLKDWESMISLLLDEPFPGEEELTDRQETALIEIMLSAVRQACECHPPVGRGSGKRVLTAKEKKTQLDDRTRITEMFAVALPLLLAKYTVDAAKLTNLLQLPQYFELEIFTTGRLEKHLESLLRQIREVVEKHTETDVLEACSRTFHALSNEEYTIFNRVDIARSQLLDEQVDKLNRLLEEFLQEGEETDEDDAYQVLSTLKRITAFHNAHDLSRWDLFTNLYRLLNTGLQNGDMPQQIVIHALQCTHFSILWQLAKVSKGTAKQSDMGNLRKQMRAFCLMCQRYLTSVNTAVKEQAFTILCDVLLVFSHQIVSSGREALEPLIYNPDSSLQADLLSFIQDHVFVYQDEENNTDDQRYDEVWKIEALHKRRNLLAAYCKLIIYNVVEMSTGADIFKQYMRYYNDYGDIIKETMSRTRQIDKIQCAKTLILSLQQLFNEMLSELGCNIDRSSAAFCGIKELARRFSLTFGLDQVKTREAIAMLHKDGIEFAFKEPSPQGEGNPPLHLSFLDILSEFSSKLLRQDKKTVHLYLERFMTFQMALQREDCWLPLISYRNSLQAGADDDTMSVISGISSRGSTRSKKSKAPSVTSKRKLPEEEGSCSSTDTAMWLNREQGAQTPVMLPSPHLTSTVLREPKKLRQEEAGAYVYAMANEHQPQTPLTPHSQPQPTMDYNSQVTWMLAQRQQAEARQQHERASMHYAKMRSHMQHAIRRGTGLMEDDEEPIVEDVMMSSEDRLEDLNEGMDFDTMDIDLPPSKNRRERTELKPDYFDPASIMDDSVLNVSMF from the exons ATGATAGAGGCACAGGAGCTCCATTCAGACTTTCACTTCCCTCA GGAAGCTGATACTCAGCTATCCTCTGACACTGATCTTGAGGATCTAGAGGGGCGCAATGCAAAGCTTGGGAAAGCAAAG GTGCCCAGGCAGGGGAAGAAGGGGGCCGGTGAGAAGGGCAAAGGCTCAGCGGGCAAAGGTGGCGGGCAGAACAGAGTCAACGGCCACCACCAAGAGAATGGCATGGAAAACCTGACCCTTTTTGAGGTGGTCAAACTGGGCAAGAGTGCCATGCAG tCGGTAGTAGATGACTGGATTGAGGCGTACAAAAATGACAGGGACACTGCACTGCTGGAGCTTATCAACTTCTTCATCCAGTGTTCGGGCTGCAAAG GTGCTGTGAGCTCGGAAATGTTCAGACACATGCAGAACTCAGAGATCATCAGAAAGATGACGGAAGAGTTTGATGAG GACAGCGGAGATTATCCACTGACCATGGCGGGGCCACAATGGAAGAAGTTTAAGACAAATTTCTGTGAGTTCATCGGGGTTCTGGTGCGGCAGTGTCAGTACAGCACCATCTATGACGAGTACATGATGGACACGATCATCTCGCTGCTGACTGGCCTTTCTGACTCCCAGGTCCGAGCCTTCAGGCACACCAGCACGCTAGCAG CAATGAAGCTGATGACCGCTTTAGTGAATGTAGCCCTAAACCTCAGCATCAACATGGACAACACTCAGAGACAGTATGAGGCTGAGCGAAACAAAACCATCGGAAAGCGTTCTGTGGAACGAGTGGAGCTACTGTTCCAAAAGCGCAAAGAG CTTCACGAAAATCAAGATGAAATTGAAAATATGATGAATGCTATCTTCAAAGGTGTTTTTATACACCGTTATCG TGATGCAATAGCAGAGATCAGAGCCATTTGTATTGAGGAGATCGGTGTTTGGATGAAGATGTACAGTGATGCATTTCTGAATGACAGCTACCTGAAATATGTCGGTTGGACGTTGCATGATAAG CAAGGTGAGGTGCGTCTGAAGTGTCTAACGGCCCTGCAGGGTTTGTATTATAACCGGGAGCTCAACAGTCGCCTGGAGCTCTTCACCAGTCGCTTCAAG GATCGCATTGTGTCCATGACTTTGGATAAGGAGTATGATGTGGCCGTACAGGGTGTAAAACTCTTGACCTTGGTCCTACA GAGTGGTGATGAGTGCCTGACCTCTGAAGACTGTGAGAGTGTCTATCACCTGGTGTACTCGGCCCATCGGCCCTTGGCTGTGGCGGCAGGGGAGTTCCTCTTCAAGAA GTTGTTTAGCAATCGCAGTCCCGAGGAAGATGGCATGCCCAGAAGGGGAAGACAGAGTCGCAATGCAAATCTCATCAAGACTACAGTTTTCTTCTTCCTGGAGAGTGAG ctccATGAGCACGGGGCGTACCTGGTGGACAGCCTGTGGGACTGTGCGTCGGACCTGCTGAAGGATTGGGAGAGCATGATCAGCCTTCTGCTGGACGAGCCCTTCCCAGGAGAGGAAG AGCTGACGGACCGGCAGGAAACGGCTCTGATTGAGATCATGCTGAGTGCCGTTCGCCAAGCCTGTGAGTGCCACCCACCTGTGGGGAGAGGAAGTGGCAAGAGG GTTCTCACagccaaagaaaaaaaaactcagctGGACGACCGGACAAGAATCACAGAGATGTTTGCTGTTGCTCTTCCATTGTTACTAGCAAAG TACACGGTGGACGCAGCCAAGTTAACCAATCTACTACAGCTGCCCCAGTACTTTGAGCTGGAGATCTTCACCACTGGCAGATTGGAGAAG CACTTGGAGTCTCTGCTCCGTCAGATCCGTGAGGTGGTGGAGAAGCACACGGAGACTGACGTGCTGGAGGCCTGCTCCAGAACCTTCCACGCCCTCTCCAACGAGGAGTACACCATCTTCAACCGCGTGGATATCGCGCGCAGTCAGCTCCTGGACGAACAGGTTGACAAGCTCAACCGTCTACTGGAGGAGTTTTTACAGGAG GGGGAGGAGACTGATGAAGATGATGCGTATCAGGTCTTGTCTACACTGAAAAGAATCACAGCCTTCCATAA CGCTCATGACCTCTCCAGGTGGGACTTGTTCACCAACCTCTACAGACTCCTCAACACTGGTCTGCAGAACGGGGACATGCCACAACAG atTGTGATACACGCCTTGCAGTGCACACAT TTTTCCATTCTGTGGCAACTCGCCAAGGTCTCCAAAGGCACTGCAAAACAG AGCGACATGGGCAATCTGAGGAAGCAGATGAGAGCTTTCTGCCTGATGTGT CAGCGTTACCTCACCAGCGTCAACACAGCTGTCAAAGAGCAG GCCTTCACCATCCTGTGCGACGTGCTGCTGGTCTTCAGCCACCAGATCGTGTCGTCTGGCCGCGAGGCCCTGGAGCCACTCATCTACAACCCGGACTCGTCCCTACAGGCCGATCTGCTCAGCTTCATCCAGGACCACGTCTTCGTCTACCAGGATGAAGAAAACAACACAG ATGATCAGCGGTATGACGAGGTATGGAAAATCGAAGCTCTTCACAAAAGACGGAACCTTCTGGCTGCGTACTGCAAACTCATCATTTATAACGTGGTGGAGATGAGCACTGGAGCAGACATCTTCAAACAGTACATGAGG TACTACAATGACTACGGTGACATCATCAAAGAGACCATGAGCAGAACCAGGCAGATCGACAAGATCCAGTGTGCCAAAACCCTCATCCTCAGTCTCCAGCAG CTCTTTAACGAGATGCTGTCGGAGCTGGGGTGTAACATTGACCGCTCGTCGGCTGCATTCTGTGGCATTAAGGAGCTCGCCAGGCGCTTCTCTCTCACCTTTGGACTGGACCAGGTCAAGACCAGGGAAGCCATCGCCATGCTTCACAA ggacGGTATAGAGTTTGCCTTCAAAGAGCCCAGCCCACAGGGAGAGGGCAATCCTCCCCTACACTTGTCTTTCCTCGACATCCTCAGTGAATTCTCCTCGAAACTGTTGCGCCAGGACAAGAAGACTGT ACACCTGTACCTGGAGCGTTTCATGACGTTCCAGATGGCTCTGCAGAGGGAGGACTGCTGGCTACCGCTCATCTCCTACCGGAACTCTCTGCAGGCGGGTGCCGACGACGACACCATGTCCGTCATCAGTGGCATCAGCAGCCGCGGCTCCACACGCAGCAAAAAGAGCAAAGCCCCCTCAGTCACTAGCAAGAGGAAACTACCggaag AGGAGGGTAGCTGCAGCAGCACAGATACGGCCATGTGGCTGAACCGCGAGCAGGGCGCCCAGACGCCGGTCATGTTGCCGTCGCCACACCTCACCTCCACGGTGCTGCGCGAGCCCAAGAAGCTGCGGCAGGAGGAGGCCGGAGCCTACGTCTACGCCATGGCCAACGAGCACCAGCCGCAGACCCCTCTGACCCCGCATAGCCAGCCGCAGCCCACCATGGACTACAA